A portion of the Mycobacteriales bacterium genome contains these proteins:
- a CDS encoding HU family DNA-binding protein encodes MNKAQLVEALSTRLGEDKKRTQATVDALLDTVYRTVQKGEKVALTGFGVFEKRDRAARTARNPATGEKVRVKKTSVPAFRAGQEFKNVVNGSKKLAKVAPAKAAAATAAKSTAKAAPAKATTTRSTTAAKATPARATKTAAKATPAKKTAAAKTLATKSPAPAKATKTAAAKTLASKTTATKAPAAKKTTAKATPAKKAAAKSTPRKTAAKTTA; translated from the coding sequence GTGAACAAGGCACAGCTGGTCGAAGCGCTTTCCACGCGCCTCGGCGAGGACAAGAAACGCACCCAAGCCACGGTCGACGCGCTGCTCGACACGGTCTACCGGACCGTGCAGAAGGGCGAGAAGGTCGCCCTGACCGGGTTCGGCGTGTTCGAGAAGCGCGACCGCGCGGCCCGCACGGCCCGCAACCCCGCGACCGGCGAGAAGGTCCGGGTCAAGAAGACCTCCGTGCCGGCGTTCCGCGCGGGCCAGGAGTTCAAGAACGTCGTGAACGGCTCGAAGAAGCTGGCGAAGGTGGCTCCGGCCAAGGCGGCGGCGGCGACCGCGGCCAAGTCGACCGCGAAGGCGGCGCCGGCGAAGGCGACGACCACGCGCAGCACCACCGCGGCCAAGGCCACCCCGGCCCGGGCGACGAAGACCGCGGCGAAGGCGACGCCGGCCAAGAAGACGGCGGCGGCGAAGACGCTCGCGACCAAGTCGCCGGCCCCGGCCAAGGCGACGAAGACCGCCGCGGCGAAGACGCTCGCGTCCAAGACGACCGCGACGAAGGCTCCGGCGGCGAAGAAGACGACGGCCAAGGCCACGCCGGCGAAGAAGGCGGCGGCGAAGTCGACGCCGCGCAAGACCGCGGCGAAGACCACCGCGTAG